A DNA window from Pseudomonas resinovorans NBRC 106553 contains the following coding sequences:
- a CDS encoding AraC family transcriptional regulator, with product MDRLSTLLSQFGVRSRLFHSGKLCGTATYDGTDQRGHIHLLQSGSLGLRGLRGANQLLTRPSLIFLSRPTWHQLIPVEPEGARLLCASMAFDGGADNPVSASLPDLLVLPLDELPLLADTLRLMFSEAADGHCGREALLDRLFEVLVILLLRYLLDERKLSTGIMAGLADPRLARSLVRMHEMPQRAWSVAELAAESNMSRTAYAEHFRAVVGQTPAEYLLSWRISLAQKRLREGRPIALIADEVGYESPSALARAFRRKTGSSPREWLKAREDAEGRIAQRA from the coding sequence ATGGACCGCCTGTCTACCCTGCTGTCGCAATTCGGCGTCCGCTCCAGGCTGTTCCACAGCGGCAAGCTGTGCGGCACGGCCACCTACGATGGCACCGACCAGCGCGGCCATATCCATTTGCTGCAGTCGGGCAGCCTCGGCCTGCGAGGTCTCCGCGGCGCCAACCAGTTGCTCACCCGGCCCAGCCTGATCTTCCTGTCCCGACCGACCTGGCACCAGCTCATTCCCGTGGAGCCCGAAGGCGCCCGGCTGCTGTGTGCCTCCATGGCCTTCGATGGTGGCGCCGACAACCCGGTGTCCGCCTCGCTGCCCGACCTGCTGGTACTGCCCCTCGACGAGCTGCCGCTGCTGGCCGATACCCTGAGATTGATGTTCAGCGAGGCGGCGGACGGGCACTGCGGCCGGGAGGCGCTGCTCGATCGGTTGTTCGAGGTGCTGGTCATCCTGCTGCTGCGGTATCTGCTCGATGAGCGGAAGCTGAGCACCGGAATTATGGCCGGGCTGGCCGACCCGCGCCTGGCGCGCTCGCTGGTGCGCATGCACGAGATGCCCCAGCGGGCCTGGTCGGTGGCGGAGTTGGCGGCTGAGTCGAACATGTCGCGCACCGCCTATGCCGAGCATTTCCGCGCTGTCGTCGGCCAGACGCCGGCGGAGTACCTGCTGAGCTGGCGCATCAGCCTGGCGCAGAAGCGTTTGCGTGAGGGGCGGCCGATTGCGCTGATCGCCGATGAGGTGGGCTACGAAAGCCCGTCGGCGCTGGCCCGGGCGTTCCGCCGCAAGACCGGCAGCAGCCCCCGGGAGTGGTTGAAAGCCCGTGAGGATGCCGAGGGACGGATAGCGCAAAGAGCCTGA
- a CDS encoding transporter substrate-binding domain-containing protein, translated as MKRMLRTLTLFAAIGMTLSSVSASAEETLSFGVAAEPYPPFLLKTPSGQFAGFEPDLIRALCEQMKAKCEIKEVAWDGIIPALLAKKFDVIFNSMGISPERQKVIAYSRPYYETTGVFVAPKDTQLTLTPEGLAGKAIGVQVSTTNAEFIQATYGKTSDIRLYNTQDDCTADLVSGRIDAMFLDNLGNIDFLKSDLGAMFEEKGTGSVRMDPLKYGLGVAAGLRKDDTALKARIDLALTQLYESGKYTQLSKQYFDTDIWPK; from the coding sequence ATGAAACGAATGCTCCGTACTCTGACCTTGTTCGCCGCTATCGGTATGACCTTGAGTTCTGTTTCGGCTTCAGCGGAGGAAACGCTGAGCTTCGGTGTGGCCGCGGAGCCTTATCCGCCCTTTCTGCTGAAGACTCCCTCCGGGCAGTTCGCCGGGTTCGAACCCGACCTGATCCGCGCGCTCTGCGAACAGATGAAGGCCAAGTGCGAAATCAAGGAAGTGGCCTGGGACGGCATCATTCCCGCCCTGCTGGCGAAGAAGTTCGACGTGATCTTCAACTCGATGGGGATCAGCCCGGAACGCCAGAAAGTCATCGCCTACTCCCGTCCGTACTACGAAACCACCGGGGTGTTCGTGGCCCCGAAGGACACGCAACTGACGCTGACCCCCGAGGGGCTGGCGGGCAAGGCCATCGGCGTGCAGGTGTCGACCACCAACGCCGAGTTCATCCAGGCCACCTACGGCAAGACCTCGGACATCCGCCTCTACAACACCCAGGATGACTGCACCGCCGACCTGGTATCCGGCCGTATCGACGCCATGTTCCTCGACAACCTCGGCAACATCGACTTTCTGAAATCCGACCTCGGCGCGATGTTCGAGGAGAAAGGCACCGGCAGCGTCAGGATGGACCCGCTGAAGTACGGCCTGGGGGTTGCGGCGGGCCTGCGCAAGGACGACACCGCGCTCAAGGCGCGCATCGACCTGGCCCTTACGCAGCTGTACGAATCGGGCAAGTACACGCAACTGTCGAAGCAGTACTTCGATACCGATATCTGGCCTAAGTGA
- a CDS encoding YkgB family protein → MNTTTLTQQHRTAAANPSLGTLTTAVGIYGAYFALAAIYFWFGGMKFTQYEAEGLVPLVSNSPLLGWVYELFSVRTFSSMLGVLEVSIGLLIAGRLLSPKLSLVGGALSAGLFVTTLSFMFSTPGVIEPSLGFPAISVAPGQFLLKDLGLLALSIFVAGHSLTRLETR, encoded by the coding sequence ATGAACACCACGACTCTTACCCAGCAACACCGCACCGCCGCCGCCAATCCGTCCCTCGGGACCCTGACCACCGCCGTGGGCATCTACGGCGCCTACTTCGCCCTCGCCGCCATCTACTTCTGGTTTGGCGGCATGAAGTTCACCCAGTACGAAGCCGAAGGGCTGGTGCCACTGGTGAGCAACAGCCCGCTGTTGGGCTGGGTCTACGAGCTGTTCAGCGTGCGGACCTTCTCCAGCATGCTGGGCGTCCTGGAGGTCTCCATCGGCCTGCTGATCGCCGGGAGACTGCTGTCGCCGAAGCTGTCGCTGGTGGGGGGTGCGCTGTCCGCCGGGCTGTTCGTCACCACGCTGAGCTTCATGTTCTCCACCCCCGGGGTGATCGAGCCCAGCCTCGGTTTCCCGGCCATCAGCGTGGCGCCCGGCCAGTTCCTGCTGAAAGACCTGGGCCTGCTCGCCCTCTCCATCTTCGTTGCCGGCCATTCCCTGACCCGCCTGGAAACCCGCTGA
- a CDS encoding FAD-binding oxidoreductase, translating into MNSPEAAFAALSIPRDDRLPDEVDVAIIGGGLMGCACAYYLGKAGAKVLLLEKSLLAGQQSSRAWGFVRQQSRDEAEVPLMQASIGIWRELERELQADLGWRNDGCLFVAGNEAERAGYESWLSVARSFSVDTVMLSPREVERKLPGYAVPQLGGLFTASDGQAEPTQVARAFAMRARELGVRIVEHCGARGIDVAAGQVVGVETERGYVKAKAVVCAAGITTFRLLRLLGISLPQQLVRGTVARTTPGPALSGISTIANGVGFRQRVDGSFNIADDAHVDVDMTLGHLRALHWYAPSLWAHRKSFRFNLNGACLTDLRQRMPWSEASKLGPGIHQREPFTPPNGKGLRTALRALKDAFPYQANTQIVEQWAGGIDVLPDGIPVIDAQTSPRGLAVATGFCGHGFAMGPIVGKTLADWIHTGDPGLDMRQLRLSRFAEGDVKPPSSLF; encoded by the coding sequence ATGAACAGTCCAGAAGCGGCATTTGCCGCCCTCTCGATCCCTCGCGACGACCGCCTGCCCGATGAAGTGGATGTCGCCATCATCGGCGGTGGGCTGATGGGCTGTGCCTGTGCCTACTACCTCGGCAAGGCGGGCGCCAAGGTGCTGCTCCTCGAGAAAAGCCTGTTGGCGGGCCAGCAGTCGTCACGGGCCTGGGGCTTCGTGCGCCAGCAATCGCGCGACGAAGCCGAAGTGCCCCTGATGCAAGCCAGCATCGGCATCTGGCGCGAGCTGGAACGCGAACTCCAGGCAGACCTCGGCTGGCGCAACGACGGCTGCCTGTTCGTTGCCGGCAACGAGGCCGAGCGGGCGGGCTACGAGTCCTGGCTGTCGGTTGCCCGGAGCTTTTCAGTCGATACGGTGATGCTTTCGCCGCGCGAGGTGGAGCGCAAGCTGCCGGGCTATGCAGTCCCGCAACTGGGCGGCCTGTTCACCGCCAGCGACGGACAGGCCGAGCCCACACAGGTGGCGCGCGCCTTCGCGATGCGCGCCCGGGAACTCGGCGTGCGCATCGTCGAGCACTGCGGCGCCAGGGGCATCGACGTCGCCGCCGGGCAGGTGGTGGGCGTTGAAACCGAACGGGGCTACGTGAAGGCGAAAGCCGTGGTCTGCGCTGCCGGCATCACCACCTTCCGCCTGCTGCGCCTGCTCGGTATCTCCCTGCCGCAACAACTGGTCAGGGGCACCGTGGCCAGGACCACGCCGGGCCCCGCCCTGAGCGGCATCTCCACCATCGCCAACGGCGTGGGCTTCCGCCAGCGCGTCGACGGCAGCTTCAACATTGCCGACGACGCCCATGTGGACGTGGACATGACGCTCGGCCACCTGCGCGCCCTGCACTGGTACGCGCCCTCGCTCTGGGCGCACCGCAAGTCGTTCCGCTTCAACCTGAACGGCGCCTGCCTGACGGATCTGCGGCAGCGCATGCCGTGGTCGGAAGCTTCAAAGCTCGGCCCCGGTATCCACCAGCGCGAGCCCTTTACCCCACCCAATGGCAAAGGCCTGCGAACGGCGCTGCGCGCGCTCAAGGACGCCTTCCCCTACCAGGCGAACACGCAGATCGTCGAGCAATGGGCGGGCGGTATCGATGTCTTGCCGGACGGCATTCCGGTCATCGACGCGCAGACGTCGCCGCGCGGCCTGGCCGTGGCAACCGGCTTCTGCGGCCACGGCTTCGCCATGGGCCCGATCGTGGGCAAGACACTGGCCGACTGGATCCACACCGGCGATCCGGGGCTGGACATGCGCCAACTACGCCTGTCGCGCTTTGCCGAGGGCGACGTCAAGCCGCCCTCCTCGCTGTTCTAG
- a CDS encoding FAD-binding oxidoreductase, producing the protein MRGSTCRRSGRRSGSAPGSRPRPGAHRKRPGNPTHCMTTRAETMHRLANSPKGASVVIVGGGVTGLSAAWWLARDGVDVLVLEAGLIGWGASGRNGGGCSHHHSPLFLEEQRLWPMLDELLEYPTEYRPDRISIALNEHQLSLDLKVVDEIAFHGMRADRLDPQQVRDLVPFAGDNVLAGYYYHLGGHANPHRTLQAYAWALQNLGGRVVEHCPVTGFARQGGRVTGVHTSHGLIACDQLVIAAGPHTGELAAQLGVEIPLVTARAEMIVTEPLPLIEVGGVDGNGLYGRQTLRGNLAYGGGPHEWVELADLHGTRPQSTPLQCNIAKRLAELFPKIAHKRMIRSWAGFIENTPDGRPVIDRPAALENLTVATMSGVGFGLSPASGHAIRDLVVDGQCSFADLSTLSLSRFAALESDWQRIQGWLSLPVPAA; encoded by the coding sequence ATGCGTGGTTCGACATGCCGTCGCAGTGGACGCCGTTCTGGCTCTGCGCCGGGCAGCAGACCACGGCCAGGCGCCCACAGGAAACGCCCGGGCAACCCCACTCACTGCATGACAACGAGGGCTGAGACGATGCACAGACTTGCGAATTCGCCCAAGGGTGCGTCCGTCGTAATCGTGGGTGGAGGCGTGACCGGGCTGAGCGCCGCCTGGTGGCTGGCACGGGACGGGGTCGATGTGCTCGTCCTCGAGGCGGGCCTGATCGGCTGGGGTGCCTCCGGGCGCAACGGCGGCGGTTGCTCGCACCATCACAGCCCGCTGTTCCTCGAGGAACAACGGCTCTGGCCGATGCTGGACGAACTGCTGGAGTATCCGACCGAGTATCGCCCGGACCGGATCAGCATCGCCCTCAACGAGCACCAGCTTTCCCTGGACCTGAAGGTCGTCGACGAAATCGCCTTCCACGGGATGCGCGCCGACCGCCTGGACCCGCAACAGGTCCGCGATCTCGTCCCCTTTGCCGGCGATAACGTGCTGGCCGGCTACTACTACCACCTCGGCGGCCACGCCAACCCACACCGCACGCTACAGGCCTATGCCTGGGCGCTGCAGAATCTCGGCGGCCGCGTTGTCGAGCACTGCCCGGTCACCGGTTTCGCTCGCCAAGGCGGCCGCGTGACCGGCGTGCACACTTCCCATGGCCTGATCGCCTGCGACCAGTTGGTGATCGCCGCCGGCCCGCACACCGGCGAGCTGGCGGCCCAGCTCGGGGTGGAGATTCCCCTGGTCACCGCACGCGCCGAAATGATCGTCACCGAGCCTCTGCCGTTGATCGAGGTGGGCGGTGTGGATGGCAATGGCCTGTATGGCCGGCAAACCCTGCGGGGCAACCTGGCCTATGGCGGCGGCCCCCACGAATGGGTCGAGCTGGCCGACCTGCACGGCACCCGACCGCAGTCGACGCCTCTGCAATGCAACATCGCCAAACGGCTCGCCGAGCTCTTCCCGAAAATCGCGCACAAACGCATGATTCGCAGCTGGGCGGGGTTCATCGAAAACACCCCGGACGGCCGCCCGGTCATCGACCGTCCCGCCGCACTGGAGAACCTCACCGTGGCCACAATGTCCGGCGTCGGCTTCGGCCTCTCGCCGGCCAGCGGCCACGCCATTCGCGATCTCGTCGTCGATGGGCAGTGCAGTTTCGCCGACCTTTCCACCCTTTCCCTCTCGCGTTTCGCCGCCCTCGAGTCGGACTGGCAGAGGATCCAGGGCTGGCTGTCGTTGCCCGTCCCCGCAGCCTGA